In Legionella spiritensis, the following proteins share a genomic window:
- the tolQ gene encoding protein TolQ, with product MSGHANILGYFLQAGLVVKFVMLILLLASLVSWTLIIQRAWFFNRKKQQSMLFEKRFWDSSDLSKLFADIDSNKEEQEGLAAIFHAGFKEYVRTRKQGSVVLNPIQRVMQISHAKEAVRLEKHLPFFASVGSIAPYVGLFGTVWGIMTSFSALGQAQQATIAMVAPGISEALVATALGLFTAIPAVIAYNRYSTRANNLLDNYDLFQEELVSLIEQQTAVAVRG from the coding sequence ATGAGTGGTCATGCCAATATATTAGGATATTTTCTACAGGCCGGACTCGTTGTGAAGTTCGTCATGCTGATATTGTTGCTCGCATCGTTGGTTTCTTGGACATTAATTATACAAAGAGCCTGGTTTTTTAATCGAAAAAAACAACAAAGCATGTTGTTTGAAAAGCGTTTCTGGGACAGTTCAGATTTGAGCAAGCTTTTTGCCGATATAGACAGTAACAAAGAGGAGCAGGAAGGTTTGGCCGCCATTTTTCATGCCGGCTTCAAGGAATACGTAAGAACGCGAAAACAAGGTTCTGTGGTTCTCAACCCGATACAGCGGGTCATGCAAATCAGCCATGCCAAAGAGGCTGTCCGGCTGGAAAAACACTTGCCGTTTTTTGCATCGGTCGGCTCCATTGCGCCCTACGTCGGATTGTTTGGTACGGTATGGGGAATCATGACTTCCTTTAGCGCTCTCGGACAGGCGCAGCAAGCCACCATAGCTATGGTGGCCCCTGGAATTTCCGAGGCGCTGGTGGCAACTGCTCTTGGCTTGTTTACCGCCATTCCTGCCGTTATTGCCTATAACCGGTATAGCACGAGGGCGAACAATTTGCTGGATAATTATGATCTGTTTCAGGAAGAACTGGTTTCTTTAATTGAACAACAGACTGCGGTAGCGGTGAGAGGGTAG
- the glpD gene encoding glycerol-3-phosphate dehydrogenase: MDMVFDIIVIGGGINGCGIAADAAMRGLSVLLIEKDDIASKTSSSSSKLIHGGLRYLEQYNFSLVKKALDERQVLLKIAPHLVYPLPFVLPYDQSMRPTWLLRTGLFLYDHLSRKNRLPKSRFIRRASHADRFSPLTRHYQKGFLFYDCATDDARLTVTNALQAKRHGATILSGTELLHGIARHNQWHITARQPDGEEKLFRSKVIINASGPWVEQVNQRLQVPSRFKISLVKGSHLVVHKLYEGNHAYLLQNQDNRIVFVIPYHGFTMIGTTDIAIDSSPDNIAISPQEIEYLLSLTNRYLNRPLKPQDIITTWSGVRPLLSSDKKTPQALSRDYTYHFIASPAPIISIYGGKITTYRQLSRETIDALAPVFPSLKPSGSHREILPGGHLGELDFKSYLSYAKEKYHWLENDVKERILHTYGTLSEQFLAKCDKTSDLGIHFGHGLYQSEVDYLINEEWAHSCDDILWRRTKLGLFFNPPETQGLSEYLRHSLKQETVEAP; encoded by the coding sequence ATGGACATGGTTTTTGATATCATTGTTATCGGTGGCGGAATAAATGGCTGCGGCATTGCAGCGGACGCTGCGATGCGAGGGCTTTCAGTCCTCCTTATTGAAAAAGATGATATCGCATCAAAAACCTCGTCAAGCAGTAGTAAACTGATTCATGGCGGGCTCAGGTATCTGGAGCAATATAATTTCTCCCTGGTCAAAAAAGCGTTGGATGAACGGCAGGTTCTTTTGAAGATAGCGCCGCATCTCGTCTATCCACTCCCTTTCGTCCTGCCTTATGATCAAAGCATGCGTCCTACATGGTTATTGCGTACCGGACTATTTCTTTACGATCATTTAAGCCGAAAAAACCGATTACCTAAAAGCAGGTTTATCAGGCGAGCGAGTCACGCTGACCGCTTCTCCCCGTTAACCCGCCATTATCAAAAGGGTTTTTTATTTTATGACTGTGCGACTGACGACGCTCGCCTGACAGTTACCAACGCCCTGCAGGCAAAACGTCATGGAGCAACCATTCTATCCGGAACGGAACTGTTACATGGTATTGCCCGGCATAATCAATGGCATATCACCGCACGCCAGCCTGATGGCGAGGAAAAGCTATTTCGTTCCAAAGTGATTATTAACGCGTCGGGGCCCTGGGTTGAACAGGTGAATCAACGCCTGCAAGTGCCAAGTCGATTTAAAATATCTCTGGTTAAAGGAAGCCATCTGGTTGTTCATAAGCTTTACGAAGGCAATCATGCCTATCTCTTGCAAAACCAGGACAATCGTATAGTTTTTGTTATTCCCTATCACGGTTTTACCATGATAGGAACAACAGATATCGCCATTGACAGCTCTCCGGACAACATTGCCATTTCTCCCCAGGAAATTGAATACCTCCTGTCCCTGACCAACAGATATCTGAACCGTCCGTTAAAGCCTCAGGATATTATCACCACCTGGAGCGGTGTACGTCCATTACTCTCTTCCGACAAAAAAACACCGCAAGCGTTAAGCCGTGATTATACCTACCATTTCATAGCCTCTCCCGCACCAATTATTTCCATTTATGGTGGTAAAATTACAACGTATCGGCAATTATCCCGTGAAACCATTGACGCACTGGCACCTGTTTTTCCATCGCTAAAACCATCCGGATCCCACAGGGAAATCTTACCGGGCGGCCATCTGGGTGAACTTGATTTTAAAAGCTACCTCTCCTACGCCAAAGAAAAATATCATTGGCTGGAAAACGACGTAAAAGAGCGAATATTGCATACCTATGGCACACTGTCTGAACAGTTTCTGGCAAAATGCGATAAAACCTCCGATTTGGGAATTCATTTCGGGCACGGACTTTATCAAAGTGAAGTAGACTATTTGATCAACGAGGAATGGGCTCATAGCTGCGATGATATTTTGTGGCGCAGAACAAAGCTCGGGCTGTTTTTTAACCCTCCTGAGACACAAGGCTTATCCGAATATCTGCGCCATTCCTTAAAACAGGAAACAGTCGAGGCACCATAA
- a CDS encoding RNA polymerase sigma factor, producing MRSLSEEKEAQLINRSLYGDSEAMNQLIGRYYKKIIVQIQSQVNDAAIANDLAQEVCIKLFRYLGDFDFRSNFSTWLHCIIQNTLKNYYRANSKELLMFVQNLPATPLYNTIPGPEMSAIELQLGDHLDKIMGQLPEKMSHCFILHILNGLSYEDIAAYMGCPLGTVRSRIHRTRDILKAGMEDNK from the coding sequence ATGAGATCGTTATCCGAAGAAAAAGAGGCGCAATTGATTAATAGATCACTTTACGGTGATTCAGAGGCCATGAATCAATTGATTGGCAGATATTATAAAAAAATCATTGTGCAAATACAAAGTCAGGTTAACGACGCCGCCATTGCTAACGATCTTGCCCAGGAAGTATGTATTAAGTTATTCCGATACCTCGGTGATTTTGACTTTCGTTCAAATTTTTCAACCTGGCTGCATTGCATTATTCAAAATACGTTAAAAAATTATTACAGAGCCAACAGCAAAGAACTGTTGATGTTTGTGCAAAATCTTCCGGCCACACCGTTATATAATACCATTCCTGGGCCGGAAATGTCGGCCATTGAATTACAACTTGGTGACCATCTGGATAAAATCATGGGGCAATTGCCTGAGAAAATGAGTCATTGTTTTATTCTGCATATATTAAATGGCTTGAGTTATGAGGATATTGCCGCATACATGGGGTGTCCCCTGGGAACCGTACGCTCACGTATTCACCGTACCAGAGATATTTTAAAAGCGGGTATGGAAGATAATAAATGA
- the tolA gene encoding cell envelope integrity protein TolA: MIIDPSYRKSFYAACVLHILLAFLLLFEWTGKRPVLVNEAKNEPGEMIAVEPKKQPEKEIVKAVSVDSQEVKETVHRLQQERIRQRKAEQARQQTLARQAEQALQARKMEQKRLEKLKNEAEQLAIARKKQIEQEKKRLRQLALQKEQEAKRLQELQKKQEALKKKQREDERIAIQKKKLAEEKEKAERAAEAARKQAQAASAAAEKARIAGEVDKYKAMIVNAIGRQWILPENADSRLSSQFRIRLAPDGAVLEVSLIRGSGDPVLDRSAQSAIYKASPLPVPSDPATFDLFREISLTVRPENVRG; this comes from the coding sequence ATGATCATTGATCCGAGTTATCGCAAATCGTTTTACGCGGCGTGTGTGCTACATATTTTACTGGCTTTTTTGTTGTTGTTTGAATGGACAGGTAAACGGCCGGTATTGGTCAACGAAGCCAAAAATGAGCCTGGAGAAATGATTGCCGTTGAACCAAAAAAACAGCCTGAAAAAGAAATCGTCAAGGCCGTCAGTGTAGACAGTCAGGAAGTCAAAGAAACGGTTCACCGTTTACAGCAAGAGCGCATCCGGCAACGCAAAGCGGAACAGGCAAGACAACAGACGCTGGCCAGGCAGGCTGAGCAGGCGCTACAAGCCAGAAAAATGGAGCAGAAACGACTGGAAAAACTAAAAAATGAAGCCGAACAATTAGCCATTGCGAGGAAAAAACAAATAGAACAGGAAAAGAAACGGTTAAGACAGTTGGCCTTGCAGAAAGAACAGGAAGCCAAGCGGTTACAGGAGTTGCAAAAGAAGCAAGAGGCGTTAAAAAAGAAACAAAGGGAAGATGAGCGTATAGCAATACAAAAAAAGAAGCTGGCTGAGGAAAAGGAAAAAGCGGAGCGGGCCGCAGAGGCGGCCAGAAAGCAGGCGCAAGCGGCGAGTGCCGCGGCAGAAAAGGCTCGTATTGCTGGGGAAGTGGACAAGTACAAGGCCATGATTGTCAACGCGATTGGCAGACAGTGGATATTGCCTGAAAATGCGGATAGTCGATTGTCCAGTCAGTTTCGGATCCGTTTAGCACCTGACGGCGCTGTTCTTGAGGTGAGTTTGATCCGCGGCAGCGGTGATCCTGTTCTGGATCGCTCGGCCCAGTCCGCTATTTACAAAGCATCGCCATTACCGGTTCCTTCCGATCCTGCAACGTTTGATCTGTTTAGAGAAATAAGTTTAACCGTAAGACCAGAAAATGTTAGGGGGTAA
- the tolR gene encoding protein TolR, with the protein MLKSKSRGSRPISEINVVPYIDVMLVLLVIFMITAPMLTQGVTVELPKATSESLKTTEREPIIVSVNQQGDYFLNIHTSPDVPIDSHTLMVRVAAELTLAKQNKEPVNVLVKGDQGVAYGKVVAAMSLLKQAGAEQVGLITDSSGQAKESSA; encoded by the coding sequence ATGTTAAAAAGCAAATCACGAGGCTCGCGGCCTATTTCGGAAATAAATGTTGTTCCTTATATTGATGTCATGCTGGTTTTACTGGTTATATTCATGATTACGGCACCTATGTTGACCCAGGGTGTCACGGTTGAATTACCCAAGGCAACCAGTGAATCTCTGAAGACCACCGAGCGTGAGCCTATTATTGTTTCCGTTAATCAGCAAGGCGATTATTTTCTTAATATTCATACCTCACCTGATGTTCCCATAGATTCCCATACTTTAATGGTGCGTGTCGCGGCGGAACTGACACTTGCGAAGCAAAACAAGGAGCCGGTTAATGTCCTGGTTAAAGGGGATCAGGGGGTTGCCTATGGTAAGGTGGTGGCCGCAATGTCTTTGCTGAAACAGGCCGGTGCCGAACAAGTCGGATTGATTACAGACTCTTCCGGGCAGGCAAAGGAGAGTTCGGCATGA
- the tolB gene encoding Tol-Pal system beta propeller repeat protein TolB, producing MVVAFLLCCSGTLMALDLELTQGINSALPVGIESFGEDSAGTELTEVINNDLRLSGQFRIIPVPRGMPEGQQAIRVWRSAGADSVVQGHVTKTGFNRYEISVELIDAAAKGRLLLSNNFQVSGREVRALAHHISDLVYEKLTGERGIFSTRIAYILVQRQAGRSTFSLEVADADGNNPQSLVVSSQPLMSPSWSPDGKQIAYVSFEKKKAQIFTVAVANGKRRLVTDFNGINGAPAWSPDGRQLAVVLSKGGSPKIYSIDLSSGSLKQLTFGDAIDTEPRYSPDGRYILFTSGRGGAPQIYRLSLNDGRVSRVTYQGNYNARASYTSDEKHIVLLHREDKHFNIGVQDVASGKINQVTFSPVDESPSVSPNGRLIVYATTVNNRGVLGIVSIDGRIQMKLPSRQGDVQEPAWSPFLG from the coding sequence ATGGTAGTCGCGTTTTTATTGTGTTGCTCAGGAACACTGATGGCTCTTGATTTGGAATTAACCCAGGGCATTAATTCCGCATTACCGGTAGGGATCGAGTCTTTTGGTGAGGATTCGGCAGGTACGGAGTTAACGGAGGTGATTAATAATGATTTACGCCTGTCCGGGCAATTTCGAATTATACCGGTACCGCGAGGCATGCCGGAAGGACAACAGGCGATCCGTGTCTGGCGTAGTGCCGGCGCCGATAGCGTCGTGCAAGGACACGTTACAAAAACCGGATTTAATCGTTATGAAATTAGTGTTGAGTTAATTGACGCCGCAGCCAAGGGACGTTTGTTATTATCCAATAATTTTCAGGTCAGTGGTCGTGAAGTAAGAGCCCTGGCACATCACATCAGCGACCTGGTCTATGAAAAGCTGACCGGTGAACGCGGCATTTTTTCAACACGCATCGCTTATATTCTTGTACAAAGGCAAGCCGGACGTTCTACATTTTCTCTTGAAGTCGCGGATGCGGATGGCAATAATCCACAGAGTCTGGTTGTCTCCTCACAGCCATTAATGTCACCGTCCTGGTCTCCTGACGGCAAGCAGATTGCCTATGTATCCTTTGAGAAGAAAAAGGCGCAGATTTTCACCGTCGCAGTGGCGAACGGCAAGCGCCGTCTGGTAACGGATTTTAATGGTATTAACGGGGCACCCGCCTGGTCACCGGATGGTCGTCAGTTGGCTGTTGTGCTATCAAAGGGAGGAAGTCCCAAAATTTATAGTATCGATCTGTCTTCGGGAAGCCTCAAGCAACTCACTTTTGGGGACGCGATTGATACGGAGCCTCGGTATTCTCCTGACGGTCGTTATATATTGTTTACCTCCGGACGCGGTGGGGCTCCTCAGATTTATCGTTTATCACTGAACGACGGGCGTGTCTCGCGAGTGACCTATCAGGGTAATTATAATGCCCGGGCGTCCTATACTTCGGATGAAAAACATATTGTTCTGCTGCACCGCGAGGACAAACACTTTAATATTGGTGTGCAGGATGTGGCTAGCGGAAAGATAAATCAAGTTACCTTTTCCCCGGTTGACGAGTCGCCATCGGTCTCACCCAATGGACGGTTGATTGTTTATGCGACAACGGTCAATAATCGTGGTGTTTTAGGGATTGTTTCCATTGATGGCCGCATTCAAATGAAATTGCCATCACGTCAGGGGGATGTCCAGGAACCGGCCTGGTCGCCGTTTTTAGGTTAG
- a CDS encoding YbgC/FadM family acyl-CoA thioesterase yields the protein MNVTDDPFTTQIRVYAEDTDMMGIVYHANHLCFLERARTEMLRAAGWSLSRLAEQNCQFAIADVHIRFHAPAKLDDMLVIASEIVKESPCSLLFAQTMDNQEQTRICDAKVKVVCIDSNMKVRRLPGNLR from the coding sequence ATGAATGTAACCGATGATCCGTTCACAACGCAAATCCGAGTCTATGCGGAAGATACCGATATGATGGGTATCGTTTATCATGCCAATCATCTTTGTTTCCTGGAGCGGGCAAGAACCGAGATGCTGCGGGCTGCCGGATGGTCGCTAAGCCGGTTGGCGGAGCAGAATTGCCAGTTTGCGATCGCCGATGTCCATATCCGTTTTCATGCTCCCGCAAAACTGGATGATATGCTGGTCATTGCTTCTGAAATCGTGAAAGAAAGCCCATGCAGTTTGTTATTTGCACAAACCATGGATAATCAGGAGCAGACAAGAATTTGTGATGCGAAAGTAAAGGTTGTATGTATAGATAGCAATATGAAAGTCCGTCGTTTACCAGGAAATTTGCGATGA
- the ruvB gene encoding Holliday junction branch migration DNA helicase RuvB, with the protein MLESDRLISADPTDSEEALDRAIRPVTLREYIGQDRVRSQMQIFIDAARKRSEALDHVLIFGPPGLGKTTLANIIAHEMGVSLRQTSGPVLDKAGDLAALLTNLEENDVLFIDEIHRLSPIIEEILYPAMEDYKLDIMIGEGPAARSIKLELPPFTLIGATTRAGLLTSPLRDRFGIVQRLEFYSVESLTYIVSRSARLLNVRADEDGAREIAGRSRGTPRIANRLLRRVRDYAEVKGDGFITRETACLALDMLDVDQLGFDTMDRKLLLAVIERFGGGPVGLDSIAAAIGEEKGTIEDVLEPFLIQQGYLMRTPRGRVASTLAYQHFGMQVVD; encoded by the coding sequence ATGCTCGAAAGTGATCGATTAATCAGTGCCGATCCGACTGATTCCGAGGAAGCGCTTGATCGTGCTATCAGACCCGTCACCTTGCGTGAATACATTGGACAAGACAGAGTGCGATCCCAGATGCAGATTTTTATTGATGCGGCTCGAAAACGAAGTGAAGCACTGGATCATGTGCTTATTTTCGGACCGCCCGGGTTGGGCAAAACAACATTGGCCAATATTATTGCACATGAAATGGGGGTCAGTTTAAGACAGACTTCCGGGCCGGTATTGGATAAAGCGGGTGATCTTGCCGCGCTTTTAACCAATCTGGAAGAGAATGACGTACTTTTTATCGATGAGATCCATCGTTTAAGCCCCATAATTGAAGAAATCCTCTATCCGGCGATGGAAGATTATAAACTGGATATTATGATAGGCGAGGGACCTGCCGCACGCTCCATTAAGCTCGAGTTGCCTCCTTTTACCTTGATTGGTGCAACAACCAGAGCCGGACTGTTAACATCTCCGCTGCGTGATCGATTCGGTATTGTTCAACGGCTGGAATTTTATTCGGTGGAATCCCTGACCTATATCGTTTCCCGCTCGGCAAGACTTCTGAATGTCAGGGCAGACGAAGATGGAGCCAGGGAAATAGCGGGGCGCTCTCGGGGGACTCCCCGAATTGCGAACCGTTTGTTGCGTCGGGTAAGGGATTATGCCGAGGTCAAAGGAGATGGTTTCATAACACGGGAAACGGCCTGCCTGGCCTTGGATATGCTGGATGTTGATCAGTTGGGGTTTGACACGATGGACAGAAAGCTGCTTTTAGCCGTGATTGAGCGGTTTGGAGGCGGACCGGTCGGGCTGGATAGCATCGCCGCGGCTATAGGTGAGGAAAAAGGTACGATTGAAGACGTGCTCGAACCATTTTTAATCCAGCAGGGATATTTGATGAGAACGCCAAGGGGTAGAGTCGCCTCTACTCTGGCTTATCAACATTTTGGAATGCAAGTGGTCGACTAG
- a CDS encoding transglycosylase SLT domain-containing protein: MNKKLLILAVLSLLITGCVKPPPANVDNICNIFKQYPKWRHYAQDVERRWKVPVSVQMAIIHQESKFNGRAKPARTKLLWIIPWKRPSSAYGYSQALHTTWKQYKRSSGGLWASRDDFSDAVDFIGWYANQANRRAKIPRDDAYSLYLAYHEGIGGYQRKTYLKKTWLVHVARKVKARAQTYQAQLGRCKRPSRWWF, encoded by the coding sequence ATGAATAAAAAATTACTGATTTTAGCGGTACTATCCTTATTGATCACCGGATGTGTCAAGCCTCCTCCTGCAAACGTAGACAATATTTGCAATATTTTTAAACAATATCCGAAGTGGCGTCATTATGCTCAGGATGTTGAACGGCGCTGGAAAGTGCCGGTGTCTGTGCAAATGGCAATTATTCATCAGGAATCCAAATTTAACGGACGAGCGAAACCGGCAAGAACCAAATTGTTATGGATTATTCCCTGGAAAAGACCTTCGAGCGCTTATGGATATAGCCAGGCGCTTCACACGACCTGGAAACAGTATAAGCGCTCTTCCGGCGGACTCTGGGCGTCGCGGGATGATTTTAGCGATGCTGTGGATTTTATCGGCTGGTATGCCAATCAGGCTAACCGCCGCGCCAAAATTCCCAGAGATGATGCTTACAGCTTATATCTTGCCTATCACGAGGGTATAGGCGGCTATCAAAGGAAAACCTATCTTAAAAAAACCTGGCTTGTTCATGTGGCCAGGAAAGTGAAGGCTCGCGCCCAAACCTATCAGGCTCAGCTTGGTCGTTGCAAACGCCCGTCACGATGGTGGTTCTAG
- a CDS encoding 3'-5' exonuclease: MGILVFDIETIPDVEAGRTLYDLHGLSDEDTANAMFALRRAKAGHDFLPHYLQKIVAISLVINQGNQLHVWSLGDETSDEKELITRFFAGIDKYTPVLVSWNGSGFDLPVLHYRALLHGVAAPTYWETGDSQQAFRWNNYLNRFHYRHLDLMDVLAAYQNKAFAPLDEIACMLHFPGKMGMSGAKVWEQYLAGHLKQIRDYCETDVLNTYCVYLRFELMRGVLNNQDYDNALLNLKNYLAGETDKEHLQEFLRNMPS; encoded by the coding sequence ATGGGTATTTTAGTATTTGATATAGAAACCATTCCGGATGTCGAAGCAGGTCGAACTCTGTATGATCTGCATGGCTTGTCTGATGAGGACACCGCCAATGCCATGTTTGCCTTACGACGGGCAAAAGCAGGCCATGATTTCCTGCCCCACTATTTGCAAAAGATTGTCGCAATCTCTCTGGTTATCAATCAGGGAAATCAGCTGCATGTCTGGTCTCTGGGTGATGAGACATCCGATGAAAAGGAATTAATTACCCGTTTTTTTGCAGGGATCGATAAATACACCCCAGTACTGGTAAGCTGGAATGGCAGTGGTTTTGATCTTCCCGTTTTGCATTATCGCGCCCTCTTGCATGGCGTAGCCGCCCCAACCTACTGGGAGACAGGAGATAGTCAACAGGCTTTTCGCTGGAACAATTATCTGAACCGTTTTCATTATCGTCATCTGGATCTGATGGACGTACTGGCCGCCTACCAGAACAAAGCCTTCGCTCCCCTGGATGAAATAGCCTGCATGCTTCATTTTCCGGGGAAAATGGGCATGAGCGGCGCCAAGGTATGGGAACAGTATCTTGCAGGACATTTAAAACAGATTAGAGATTATTGTGAAACGGATGTTTTAAATACTTATTGTGTCTATCTTAGATTTGAACTCATGCGTGGCGTGCTAAACAACCAGGACTACGATAACGCCCTGCTCAATCTGAAAAACTACCTGGCCGGTGAAACCGACAAGGAGCATTTGCAGGAATTTTTACGCAACATGCCTTCGTAG
- a CDS encoding thioredoxin family protein: MLKENVRGNELEQLVTTSDIVFVDFWADWCAPCKDFARIYANIAKQYPDVTFASVNIQLEEKLAETFQIRSIPHLIVFKQGIIIYSESGNMPESALKELVEQAEKIDMADIRSKMQDES; encoded by the coding sequence ATGTTAAAGGAAAACGTCAGAGGCAATGAACTGGAACAACTGGTTACTACCAGTGATATTGTCTTCGTTGATTTCTGGGCAGACTGGTGTGCACCATGTAAGGACTTCGCCAGAATATACGCAAACATAGCGAAACAATACCCTGACGTTACATTCGCCAGCGTCAACATTCAACTTGAAGAGAAACTGGCTGAAACCTTCCAAATTCGTTCCATACCGCACCTGATTGTTTTCAAACAGGGTATAATCATTTATTCTGAATCAGGTAATATGCCGGAGTCCGCCTTGAAAGAGCTGGTTGAACAGGCGGAAAAAATAGATATGGCCGATATACGAAGTAAAATGCAAGATGAGTCGTAG
- the adk gene encoding adenylate kinase, producing MRLILLGGPGAGKGTQALKLINYFKIPQISTGDMLRAAIAADTELGRNAKSVMDSGKLVSDEIIIALVKERLKKDDCRNGFLFDGFPRTIPQADALKDANISIDHVIEIAVPDDEIITRISGRRVHLPSGRVYHVSFNPPKQDGLDDITQEPLVLRDDDREETVRERLAVYHQQTEPLIDYYRQWAAGKDTAAPEFHRVSGLGQVDSVFHSILSAINAREYSC from the coding sequence ATGCGTTTAATATTACTAGGGGGCCCCGGAGCTGGCAAGGGAACACAAGCCCTTAAATTGATCAATTATTTCAAAATACCACAAATTTCTACCGGTGATATGCTGCGCGCTGCTATCGCGGCGGATACGGAGCTTGGCCGCAATGCCAAGTCTGTAATGGATTCAGGGAAACTGGTTTCGGATGAAATAATAATCGCATTGGTTAAGGAAAGGTTGAAGAAAGACGATTGCCGTAACGGGTTCCTGTTTGACGGGTTTCCGCGTACGATACCTCAGGCAGATGCCCTGAAGGATGCGAATATTTCTATTGATCATGTGATTGAAATTGCCGTGCCGGACGATGAAATTATTACTCGAATCAGTGGCAGAAGGGTTCATTTGCCGTCCGGTCGAGTTTACCATGTTTCATTCAATCCACCAAAACAGGATGGTCTTGACGATATTACTCAAGAGCCGTTAGTCCTGCGCGATGATGATCGTGAGGAAACGGTACGTGAGCGTCTGGCTGTTTATCATCAGCAGACGGAACCTTTAATAGATTATTACAGGCAATGGGCGGCCGGCAAAGATACCGCCGCACCGGAATTTCATCGTGTCTCAGGCCTGGGTCAGGTGGACAGCGTTTTTCACAGCATCCTGTCAGCCATTAATGCGCGGGAATATTCATGTTAA
- a CDS encoding S1/P1 nuclease, translating to MKLINGSYRRFYVTAMLLLSAHGYCWNALGHQLVGQIAYDNLSGHAREVFSRLNHKMDTVYKPQSLVEAAAWMDTLSYKNERWLQYMHYIDIPYSVDGSRLMEPDKKNAVSAIKKAKEVLLSKDENAFNKAFSLRILLHVTGDIHQPMHAVSQFSTVYPAGDLGGNLFPLAKNTIGKNLHAYWDKGGGLLTGSHRYSSRQIRSKALRIEKRFPCEASYQTQDPLKWSQESYRIAVTKAYAIKKGSKPGEKYQRMVKKISEQRIAMAGCRLAFLLNDLAGNRKVAVNIHTLSSTKACCVKIPANAPCRFHRPGSFSD from the coding sequence ATGAAATTAATAAATGGTTCTTATCGCCGTTTTTATGTAACCGCCATGCTGCTGTTATCAGCTCATGGTTATTGCTGGAACGCGTTAGGTCATCAATTGGTTGGTCAAATTGCCTATGATAACCTGAGTGGCCACGCCAGAGAGGTGTTTAGCCGACTGAACCATAAAATGGATACGGTTTACAAGCCACAATCTTTGGTTGAAGCTGCGGCCTGGATGGATACCTTGAGTTATAAAAATGAGCGATGGTTACAATATATGCACTACATCGATATACCGTATTCCGTCGATGGCAGCCGATTAATGGAACCCGATAAAAAAAACGCGGTTTCTGCTATAAAAAAGGCGAAAGAGGTACTACTGAGTAAGGACGAAAACGCCTTTAATAAAGCGTTCAGCCTGCGTATATTACTTCATGTTACAGGAGATATTCATCAACCCATGCACGCTGTCAGTCAATTCAGCACCGTTTATCCCGCAGGTGATTTGGGCGGTAATTTATTTCCTCTGGCGAAAAATACGATTGGTAAAAATCTTCATGCCTATTGGGATAAAGGAGGAGGTTTGCTGACCGGTTCGCATCGCTATTCTTCGCGACAGATCCGCAGTAAGGCCCTTCGTATCGAAAAACGTTTTCCATGCGAAGCCTCTTATCAAACACAAGATCCCCTGAAATGGAGCCAGGAATCTTACCGGATAGCCGTTACAAAAGCGTATGCTATTAAAAAAGGCAGCAAACCCGGGGAAAAATACCAGCGTATGGTTAAAAAGATTTCTGAACAACGAATTGCCATGGCCGGTTGCCGTTTGGCTTTTCTTTTGAATGATTTGGCGGGTAACAGGAAGGTAGCTGTTAACATACATACCCTAAGCTCTACGAAGGCATGTTGCGTAAAAATTCCTGCAAATGCTCCTTGTCGGTTTCACCGGCCAGGTAGTTTTTCAGATTGA